The nucleotide sequence GCCTGGATTTTCAACGACCACCGCGCCAGCCACACTATGCGCGGCAAGCGATGATCGATTCGCAGCGCCACCAGCACAAAAAACACGACCAGCAACCAGGGCAACCACCGCACCACCGTTTCGGAGAAAAACGCCCGCGGCACCATGCCCATTGCGCCGGCGATCACGCCCAGCGTCGTGTATCCGGCGAGCCGCGACACATGGTAGATGGTATTGATCGTGGTGGCATCAGCCCGATCGCCCTTCGTGGGACCGAGCATGCACGCGAGCGGCCCGCACATGCCGGCACAGTGCAGACTCGTTACGAGTCCCGCCAAGAGTGCGGCGGTCGGGGTGTTGATGGCGGCGAGGTCCATGCGGCTACGGGTTGCTCCGGTGCTCCACCGGCACCGACTCCACGGGATTCCGGGAGGCCAGCGTTAACAGAATCGTCCATGCTATCGCCATCAGGACGAAGAGCACACCCACTCCCAGCCACAGCGTTTTGGCGGAGGGCTTCACCTTCGGGTCGTCCGCGTTCATGGGGTATCCTCCCGCAAAAGCTTGGGATCAGGTCCGACAAACTCGACCTCCCGCTCCACCGTGTAGCTACCCGCTTCGTCGCGCAGCACCACCAGCAAATGAAACCGGCCGTCGTAGTTTGAACGCGGCACCTGCAACACCAACGGGACCACCTTTTCGCCCAGGGCGCTGAGCTCGATGGTTTCCGTAAAACCCGTGCGCTCCAACGACGCCGGCCCATCCCGGAGCTCGAGCGTGAACGATTGATTCGTGTCACGTTTGTTGACCACCCGCACGAGGAACTGATTCCGCACCGCCGTATCGCTCACGATGTAGGGCGCCCCGGGAATTCGCGTCACGCCGAAGCTGGCGGGACGCACCGTCGAAATCGCAAACGTCGCCACGCTCATGCCAACCAGCAGCAGGATGGAATACATGATCGTCCGCGGCCGCATCCAGCGCGTCTTGCCCCCTTCGAGTCCGACGAGGGAGTCGTAGCGAATCAAGCCGGTGGGCCGTTTTACCTTGGTCATGATGTCGTCACAGGCATCGATGCAGGCCGCGCAGCCGATACACTCCAGCTGCAGCCCTTGACGAATATCGATTCCCGTCGGGCACACCTGCACGCAGCGGTTGCAATCAATGCAGGACCCCACGTCGGGCGTCCCTACTTTGCCGCGGGGCTCGCCGCGATCGGCATCGTAGCCGATGACCATGGTATTATCGTCCGTAAGGGCGGACTGCAGCCGACCATAGGGACAGATCACGATGCACAATTGCTCCCGAAACCACGCGAAGTTGAAGTAGATGGCACCGGTAAACAGGAACACAAAAACGAACGCCCCCCAGTGCTCGGCCGGTGCATGGCCCATCATGTCCCACAGCTCGGGGATCGACACATAGTAAGCCAAAAACAGATGCGAGATGACGGCCGAAACGATCACGAACGCGACTTGCTTGCCTCCTCGCTTGGCGATTTTGGCGACGTCCCAGGGCGCAGCATCGAGCTTACGGCGTTTCACCGCATCGCCCTCGATCCACCGTTCGATCCGACGATAAACATGCTCCAAAAACACGGTTTGCGGACACGCCCAACCACACCACAGCCGCCCCAGTAAAGAGGTGATGAAAAACAGCGAGAACCCCAGCCCGGTAATCGCAAAGAACAGCAGCCACGCGTCCTGAAACGCGAGCACCAGTCCCATGA is from Synoicihabitans lomoniglobus and encodes:
- the ccoG gene encoding cytochrome c oxidase accessory protein CcoG, with protein sequence MPKPSQRPSIDTVTTIRDDGSRFFLHPADVKGFFTRHRRWTGLLLIAIYLSLPWIKIGGHPAVFLDIGGRRFHLMGLVLAFQDAWLLFFAITGLGFSLFFITSLLGRLWCGWACPQTVFLEHVYRRIERWIEGDAVKRRKLDAAPWDVAKIAKRGGKQVAFVIVSAVISHLFLAYYVSIPELWDMMGHAPAEHWGAFVFVFLFTGAIYFNFAWFREQLCIVICPYGRLQSALTDDNTMVIGYDADRGEPRGKVGTPDVGSCIDCNRCVQVCPTGIDIRQGLQLECIGCAACIDACDDIMTKVKRPTGLIRYDSLVGLEGGKTRWMRPRTIMYSILLLVGMSVATFAISTVRPASFGVTRIPGAPYIVSDTAVRNQFLVRVVNKRDTNQSFTLELRDGPASLERTGFTETIELSALGEKVVPLVLQVPRSNYDGRFHLLVVLRDEAGSYTVEREVEFVGPDPKLLREDTP
- a CDS encoding sulfite exporter TauE/SafE family protein, with product MDLAAINTPTAALLAGLVTSLHCAGMCGPLACMLGPTKGDRADATTINTIYHVSRLAGYTTLGVIAGAMGMVPRAFFSETVVRWLPWLLVVFFVLVALRIDHRLPRIVWLARWSLKIQARLRSRPRVQVAAAMGALTPLLPCGPLYFLVTLAAMTGSALRGAEFMLAFGIGTVPLLWLAQTQFGWLRRHLSPVGLARFQTGLAVVAALVISWRLRATLGFDGPSVDQFLCH